A DNA window from Trichosurus vulpecula isolate mTriVul1 chromosome 2, mTriVul1.pri, whole genome shotgun sequence contains the following coding sequences:
- the ARL11 gene encoding ADP-ribosylation factor-like protein 11: MGNLNFKAQHKEEPRVVIMGLDSAGKTTLLYKLKSNEQVETYPTVGFNVESLEASKYGSLILWDVGGQDQLRSSWKDYLEETDTLIYVLDSTDEDRLPEATAELENVLNNDHMAGVPFLVLANKQEMPGALSLLEIRDRMHLDRFNDRSWELRGCSALTGEGLKEAQLALERLLKS, encoded by the coding sequence ATGGGTAACCTGAATTTCAAAGCTCAGCACAAAGAGGAACCCCGGGTGGTGATAATGGGCTTGGACTCTGCTGGCAAGACCACCCTCCTCTACAAACTGAAGAGCAACGAACAAGTGGAGACCTATCCCACTGTGGGCTTTAATGTCGAGTCTTTGGAGGCATCAAAGTATGGATCCCTGATTCTTTGGGATGTGGGAGGTCAGGACCAACTCCGGTCCAGCTGGAAGGACTATTTGGAGGAGACTGACACCCTCATCTATGTGCTGGACAGTACAGATGAAGACCGGCTGCCTGAGGCTACTGCTGAGCTGGAAAATGTTCTAAACAACGATCATATGGCCGGTGTCCCTTTCTTGGTCCTAGCCAATAAGCAGGAGATGCCAGGGGCCCTATCTCTGCTAGAGATTAGGGATAGGATGCATCTGGACCGATTCAATGACCGGAGTTGGGAGCTTCGCGGCTGCAGTGCCCTTACAGGTGAGGGACTGAAAGAAGCCCAGCTGGCGCTGGAAAGACTTCTTAAGTCCTGA